GAGGGGGACCCGTCGCTCCCGCTGCAGCTCGCCCACCCGCAgcctcagcctctgctcccGACGTTTGCAAGCTTGGAGCTGCCGCTGGGCTTTGTCCAGGGCGTCCAGGGCGGCTTCGGCGCGGCGTTTCCAGAGCAAGGCGCTGCCCACCTGGTAGCTGTGCTCGCTCTGGATGTACGCCCCGGCCGGCGGCGGCAGTCGGAGCATGTAGAGAGAAGGTGAAACGGGccgggggggcgccggggggaCCCCTtcggggagggagggggtgcGTGTGGCTTCTTCGTCCCCTGTGGCCACCAAAAGGGTATCCGGGAGGGGACCCCGTGCGCCCGA
This portion of the Oxyura jamaicensis isolate SHBP4307 breed ruddy duck chromosome 31 unlocalized genomic scaffold, BPBGC_Ojam_1.0 oxy31_random_OJ104240, whole genome shotgun sequence genome encodes:
- the LOC118158554 gene encoding THAP domain-containing protein 7-like; amino-acid sequence: PPPPGCSGYHRLKEGAVPTVFESTSPRPPRATKPKLSPPDSDTPKPPRATKKWRQDPPTPPPDPPFSTDVSCFPREGEDPGGVPALPGPSGARGPLPDTLLVATGDEEATRTPSLPEGVPPAPPRPVSPSLYMLRLPPPAGAYIQSEHSYQVGSALLWKRRAEAALDALDKAQRQLQACKRREQRLRLRVGELQRERRVPLEGRRVPKEPPPQGAEPQVDGGR